Genomic segment of Triticum aestivum cultivar Chinese Spring chromosome 6A, IWGSC CS RefSeq v2.1, whole genome shotgun sequence:
ACTTTCAGTTTATTCCTGTCCATCACCACCAATACATCATATCGATATTTGCTAATGTGGGTAGTTGTTTCAAGTGTAAAATGATGAGCATTTCTGTTCATGCAAACAGTAACTCTTGTATTAATGTCATTCTCAAACAGCACCAGAGAACAAGAAGTTGAGTTCCTAAATCATTTCATTGTTTTAACTCTTGATCAGTGTTTTTCTATTGTTTCTTGGGTGGTCTGTGCTATTCATTTCTTTACCGTTGATTAGCTGTACTCCCCTTCATTTCTCTGGCCCTATAGATGTCGGTACATAGTTGTATTTCTCTATCAGCAATCATTCAGTTGGCATTAATAAGTCAGTGAGATGTAGCAAGTGTTTTCTAATCTCATTTTTTATTGCAACTCTGAAGGATTTTCTACAAGAGATGTCACAGAAAGATAAGAAGATCAACTCATTAGTAGGCATGGGCTTTGCTGAAGATGAAGCAAATATTGCTATTAGGAGATGCGGTATGCTCTTTCTGAAATTTTTGTCTCGACAGTCATGCTTTCACGGAGAAGGCAACTTATGCTATACATTTCTGTTTAAATTTTCCTAGGTGTGGATGCTGATCTCTGTGTATTAGTTGATTCGATTAGTGCATCACTGGTTGCAGGAGATTTCAATTCCAGAAACATATCTGACCATCAGGTACCTTGTGCTTTTATGTACATTTCAATAAGAAACGGTTCTGCTTTTAGTTCGATGTACCTGAAATCCGTGTACATTTGGTAGGTTATGGATAGATGCTTTGATTCGTTTGGAGGGAGAAAGAAAGCAAGATTGATGGAAGAGAGCAAGAAAAGGAGGATGCAATATGCACAAGGCAGTGGACCCTCCTTTGCTGGTAGCCATGATGAGCCAACGCGTATCCCAGATCCTATGGTTGGATTTAATCTGCCCAGTGACAGAAAACCGTCAATGACCAGAATGCTTCCTGAACAAGCTATCGGACCACCTTTTTTCTACTTTCAGAATGTGGCCCGAGCTCCAAGAGGTGCATGGACGaccatttcaaaaaaattctatgacATTCAACCAGAGTTTGTAGATTCCAAGTATTTTTGTGCGGCTTCAAGGGAAAGTGGGTACATCCATAATTTGCCAATTGAGAACAGAGAAGCTCTTCTCCCTTTCCCACCAAAGACCGTATTTGATGCATTCCCTCATTATAAGAAGtggtggccttcttgggacccaAGAAGGCAGCTCAACTGCTTGCAAGCAAGTGTGGCAACTGCAAAGTTCACAGATCAAATCCAGCGTGCTCTTGCAAGATCAGGCAACCCAAGTGTTCAGAAACATGTGGTGGATGAGTGCAAAACTTGGGATCTTGTCTGGGTTGGGAAAAATAAGGTTGCTCAGTTGGAGCctgatgagatggaatctctgctCGGTTTCCCAAGGGACCACACAAGGGGAATCGTCAAGACAGAGAGGTACAGATCTCTTGCGAACTCCTTCCAAGTTGATACAGTTGCTTACCACCTATCAGTGCTGAGGGACATGTTTCCCAATGGTGTCAATGTGCTGTCCTTGTCCACCGGAATTGGAGGAGGAGTGGTGGCTTTGCACAGGCTTGGGATCCGCATGAGGACAGTGGTGTCTGTTGAGAAAGGCGAAACTAATAGGAGGGTTTTTAATGGTTGGTGGGATCAGACCCACCAGACAGGCAAGCTGGTTGAGATTGCCGACCTGAAATCTCTCACTAATGAGAGAATTGCATCGTTAGTTGGTAGATTTGGTGGCTTCGACCTGGTGATTGGGGGCAGCCAAGGTGAGCAATCTGGTTTGTTGTACGACTACCCCAGAATCTTGGATGCCATCAAGTCAGCTATGGCAAGGATGTAGGCTAAGCATCATAGTACCTATTCTGTCACTTAGTGCTTATCTCTAGGAACCGCAGCTTCCCACAGCTTCATCTATGTAAGGATGTAGGCTAAGCATCGTAGTACCTATTCTGTCACTTAGTGTTTATCTCTAGGAACCGCAGCTTCATCTATGTTTGAACATTGAGGTGACGTGGTGGATGTTTATTTGCAAGAAATGCCCTTGTTTTCAGTATCGAAATTCTGTTGCTGGATTTTGCCATGCACTGCCTTGCATGATGATCTTCTTGTCTGGTTGAGCTGGACATGTCATCTAACTGCTTCAGTTGTACACACTGCTAAGACTGGAATTTTGGTGTTTTACGTAGAGACAGAGACTTCTTTTGTTTAGTTGCTTCATATCATTTCCTTTGCTTGCACTAAACACTGCATCAAGCACTCAACTGTGGTTTTTAGGCCATGAAAACAGTGAACACGATAAGGTTAAAAGAGGAAGTTGATTATGAAAAGCCTATATAGGAAGGTAAAAATGTAACCTGATCTTCTGCTGCTAACCTGTAGACAAGCAGGGTGCTTAATTTGCTATTTCCCACAGCATCTTTCCTCTAGCAAACCATTTTAGCATAGACGATATTGTACATTTTAAGTGCAAAAGTGACTGGTACATTCACACAAACTAAAGACATCTTCTATTCTGGGATGGGATGCAAAAGAAGCTGATACAAATCCAGAGATAGTTATCTCTGTTCTTTCTCTTGTTAGATTGTTTTGTTTCGCACACTAAGCTTGCCAAGCTGAAACAAGTACCAATGTCGACTGGGGATAGAACTTGAAATGCATTGTTTGGCACCCACAGCACACTTCAT
This window contains:
- the LOC123132621 gene encoding DNA (cytosine-5)-methyltransferase DRM2, coding for MADRDSDSDDNVKFEWESDGEAEPSSAPAFRNSDAPGPSTLDCNGRANEEVPSTALIEEYVAMGFPKEIVVKGMKEIGHSDADALLELILTYQALGADDAVGNCSTSGCAPQSVEEVDDDDDLDFENWDGDDDDVGGRGTNCDDPGDEDFLQEMSQKDKKINSLVGMGFAEDEANIAIRRCGVDADLCVLVDSISASLVAGDFNSRNISDHQVMDRCFDSFGGRKKARLMEESKKRRMQYAQGSGPSFAGSHDEPTRIPDPMVGFNLPSDRKPSMTRMLPEQAIGPPFFYFQNVARAPRGAWTTISKKFYDIQPEFVDSKYFCAASRESGYIHNLPIENREALLPFPPKTVFDAFPHYKKWWPSWDPRRQLNCLQASVATAKFTDQIQRALARSGNPSVQKHVVDECKTWDLVWVGKNKVAQLEPDEMESLLGFPRDHTRGIVKTERYRSLANSFQVDTVAYHLSVLRDMFPNGVNVLSLSTGIGGGVVALHRLGIRMRTVVSVEKGETNRRVFNGWWDQTHQTGKLVEIADLKSLTNERIASLVGRFGGFDLVIGGSQGEQSGLLYDYPRILDAIKSAMARM